One Lactobacillus crispatus DNA segment encodes these proteins:
- a CDS encoding type II toxin-antitoxin system RelB/DinJ family antitoxin: protein MTEKAAINIRVNKETKQNAEKVLNKLGIPMSVAIDMYLRQIALTDSIPFDLSSKKRENRNDHDTAMMVAEATAQYEVAKSSWEDKLAEITPDWMNMNKMNKEQLEARLAKHAQDARNGKGIEISKAFDKLNKELGI, encoded by the coding sequence ATGACTGAAAAAGCAGCAATTAACATCCGTGTCAATAAAGAAACTAAGCAAAACGCAGAGAAAGTATTAAACAAACTTGGCATCCCTATGTCAGTTGCAATTGATATGTACTTACGTCAAATTGCATTAACTGATAGTATTCCTTTTGATCTCTCCTCAAAGAAAAGAGAAAATAGAAACGATCACGATACTGCAATGATGGTCGCAGAAGCTACAGCTCAATATGAAGTCGCTAAGTCTAGCTGGGAGGACAAATTAGCTGAAATCACTCCTGATTGGATGAATATGAACAAGATGAACAAGGAACAACTTGAAGCAAGATTAGCTAAACATGCTCAAGATGCAAGAAATGGTAAAGGTATTGAGATTAGCAAAGCGTTTGATAAGTTAAATAAGGAGTTAGGAATATAA
- a CDS encoding type II toxin-antitoxin system RelE/ParE family toxin: MPKYIIKVTPNVTIALKEIYQSILKVSQSHQTAQNYVEDLEQTMQALNYFPERYRKTPSGKYRRVNFKKICYILLYRKRYCTHY; the protein is encoded by the coding sequence ATGCCAAAATACATAATCAAAGTAACACCTAACGTAACTATAGCACTTAAAGAAATATACCAGTCTATTTTAAAAGTATCTCAATCTCACCAAACAGCTCAAAATTATGTAGAAGATCTTGAGCAAACTATGCAAGCGTTAAATTATTTTCCAGAAAGATATAGAAAAACTCCTTCAGGAAAATACCGACGAGTTAATTTCAAAAAAATATGCTATATTCTACTTTATCGAAAACGATACTGTACACATTATTGA
- a CDS encoding type 1 glutamine amidotransferase has translation MSDKLIKIAYLYEDLMNTYGDSGDVKILSFLLKREGYDTQVDNISLGDEFNAFDYDFVFFGGGQDFEQTVVAKDLPRHKETLRKYINDDKPMLCICGGYQLMGSYYKTNSGVTIPGLDILPLHTVFKSDKRMIGDTRYMTEWGEVKAFENHSGQTYFDNKDKLHPLGDMIEGYGNNPQDHVEGLRYRNFIGSYSHGPLLKNTNVANAIMKMILDWHKERVSEAEKVTE, from the coding sequence ATGAGCGATAAATTAATTAAAATTGCATATCTCTACGAAGATTTAATGAATACTTACGGTGACTCAGGCGATGTTAAAATCTTGAGCTTTTTACTAAAGCGTGAAGGCTACGACACTCAAGTTGATAATATTTCACTTGGTGACGAATTCAACGCCTTTGACTACGATTTCGTTTTCTTCGGCGGCGGCCAGGACTTTGAACAAACTGTTGTCGCTAAAGACTTGCCACGTCACAAAGAAACATTGAGAAAATACATCAACGATGACAAGCCGATGCTTTGCATTTGTGGTGGTTACCAACTAATGGGTAGTTACTACAAGACTAATTCTGGCGTAACTATTCCAGGTTTGGATATTTTGCCACTACACACAGTCTTCAAGAGCGACAAGCGAATGATCGGTGACACCCGTTACATGACCGAATGGGGTGAGGTTAAGGCTTTTGAAAACCACTCTGGTCAAACTTACTTCGATAACAAGGACAAGTTGCATCCCCTCGGCGACATGATCGAAGGCTACGGCAACAACCCACAAGACCACGTTGAAGGCTTGCGCTACCGCAACTTTATCGGCTCATATTCACATGGTCCATTACTCAAGAACACTAACGTAGCTAATGCCATTATGAAAATGATTCTTGATTGGCACAAAGAGCGAGTTAGCGAAGCAGAAAAAGTTACAGAATAA
- a CDS encoding helix-turn-helix domain-containing protein — protein MKIGEALRKERIKLGLTQDQMCAGILSRPFYARIESGKNRINAESLFKILLEHQVDLVEFCDLIQDDYTSEERKVEKQFEFKMNLAVSAKDTEALDKYCQQIMNSSNNEVLKLRALITSADFKGETDKIDVEIRTKIKAEFDGGNNWLERPDLLRLLANTMPMWPQDELDFLIGRLLDFAKKSELSELTTERYLRLLENYLVVCYDRKVHKKTTHFDHIDDAMEYIIDATESFHLMIYRIEVFYMKALFLDQMDKAKEIKQELRKIGYGNMIANWLE, from the coding sequence ATTAAAATTGGAGAAGCACTACGCAAAGAAAGAATAAAATTAGGACTAACACAGGATCAAATGTGTGCTGGGATCCTTAGTCGTCCTTTTTACGCAAGGATTGAAAGTGGCAAAAATCGCATAAATGCGGAGAGCTTATTTAAAATATTGCTTGAGCATCAAGTTGATCTAGTAGAGTTTTGTGATCTTATTCAAGATGATTATACGTCAGAAGAACGAAAAGTTGAGAAGCAATTTGAATTTAAAATGAATCTAGCAGTTAGTGCAAAAGATACTGAAGCTTTGGATAAGTATTGTCAGCAGATAATGAATTCATCTAATAATGAGGTTTTGAAGTTGCGAGCATTAATTACTTCGGCAGATTTTAAGGGTGAAACTGACAAGATTGATGTAGAAATCAGGACGAAGATAAAAGCTGAGTTTGATGGAGGGAATAATTGGCTTGAGCGACCAGACCTACTGCGATTATTGGCTAATACGATGCCGATGTGGCCACAAGATGAATTGGACTTTTTAATTGGGCGCTTGCTTGATTTTGCAAAAAAATCTGAGCTTTCAGAGTTAACGACTGAAAGATATTTAAGATTGCTAGAAAATTATCTGGTGGTTTGTTACGACAGAAAGGTTCATAAGAAAACTACACATTTTGATCATATTGATGACGCGATGGAATATATTATTGATGCTACTGAGTCGTTTCACTTGATGATTTATAGAATTGAAGTGTTTTATATGAAAGCATTATTTTTAGATCAAATGGACAAAGCAAAAGAGATTAAACAAGAGCTTAGGAAAATAGGATATGGAAATATGATTGCCAATTGGCTTGAGTAA
- a CDS encoding DMT family transporter, with the protein MVAVVGTFILATGGRFDQLALSPLACFWGLIAAFSEAINTVLPGKLFKKYGPIPVIGAAMLVAGIAFLPIYFTQPMPKLAPVDVWVIVYIIIGGTLLAYTMYLSSVQYIEPSTVGMLGAFEPLIATILSVSLLHADFGPMDMFGGFLIIVATFMQLMPSRNPIKKNDE; encoded by the coding sequence GTGGTAGCAGTTGTAGGAACCTTCATCTTGGCTACAGGTGGCAGATTCGATCAACTTGCTTTATCACCGCTTGCTTGTTTCTGGGGCTTAATTGCGGCTTTTTCTGAAGCGATTAATACAGTATTACCTGGGAAATTATTCAAAAAGTATGGGCCGATTCCAGTAATCGGCGCAGCAATGTTGGTTGCAGGCATTGCCTTTTTACCAATTTACTTCACTCAACCAATGCCAAAACTTGCACCAGTTGATGTTTGGGTAATTGTTTATATTATTATTGGTGGAACATTGTTAGCTTATACAATGTACTTATCTAGTGTGCAGTATATTGAACCAAGTACGGTAGGGATGCTTGGAGCCTTCGAGCCACTGATTGCAACGATCCTGTCAGTTTCACTGCTTCATGCGGACTTTGGCCCAATGGACATGTTTGGTGGCTTTTTAATTATTGTTGCTACATTCATGCAGCTAATGCCTAGCAGAAACCCAATTAAGAAAAACGATGAATAA
- a CDS encoding helix-turn-helix domain-containing protein has translation MNNQIFGLKFRQLRKQQHITLAKAAAGITSRQSLGNWEIGKGELAFEKVLLLLKKINVQPIDFLESSISSYLKQTTSQISAVYVSNQVDKLLHYATKYLDISHRNLTDRVSFLRAAVACNYYMDLTNIDLTTSSDKLRIISHFNKIMNGEEIWNFEDIYFFGNTQNLMSPRDVYNLAYSLNYYRQKHKNDNREWINAVYNTLINAEFVLIKTNIKLATDLDLLLRQKWDLPDNYAFEKIRQNFMHELLKYISTQDESAITQQLHILELEHISDLKAGFETAYEQVKQIYFSH, from the coding sequence ATGAATAATCAAATCTTCGGGCTAAAATTCCGACAATTACGAAAACAACAACATATCACTTTAGCCAAAGCAGCAGCTGGTATAACTTCAAGACAGTCTCTAGGTAACTGGGAGATTGGCAAAGGCGAATTAGCATTTGAGAAAGTTTTACTGCTACTTAAAAAAATCAACGTCCAGCCAATAGACTTTTTAGAGAGTAGTATAAGTAGTTACCTTAAACAGACTACTTCACAAATCTCTGCAGTTTATGTTAGCAACCAAGTTGATAAATTATTGCATTATGCTACTAAGTATCTTGACATAAGCCATCGTAATCTTACAGACAGAGTTAGCTTTTTACGAGCCGCTGTGGCATGCAATTATTACATGGACTTAACAAATATAGATCTAACAACTAGTTCTGATAAACTACGGATCATCTCCCATTTTAATAAAATCATGAATGGAGAAGAAATCTGGAATTTTGAGGATATTTATTTTTTCGGAAATACACAAAATCTGATGAGTCCACGTGACGTTTATAATTTAGCCTATTCCTTAAATTATTATCGCCAAAAGCACAAAAACGATAATAGAGAATGGATCAATGCCGTTTATAATACCTTGATAAATGCTGAATTTGTACTTATAAAAACAAATATTAAATTGGCTACTGATTTAGACTTACTTTTAAGACAAAAGTGGGATTTACCAGATAATTATGCTTTCGAAAAAATTCGACAAAATTTTATGCATGAACTGCTAAAATATATTTCAACCCAAGATGAAAGTGCAATAACTCAACAACTGCACATTCTTGAATTAGAACACATATCCGATTTAAAAGCTGGTTTTGAAACAGCATATGAACAAGTAAAACAAATTTATTTTTCTCATTAA
- a CDS encoding Txe/YoeB family addiction module toxin, whose protein sequence is MIVAWTDDGWNDYVYWYDDGDYKKVSRINDLVKDMKRHPFTGIGKPEPLKRNLSGLWSRRIDSKNRIVYDCHKSMITIRVVLVKSF, encoded by the coding sequence ATGATCGTAGCATGGACGGATGATGGTTGGAACGACTATGTGTATTGGTATGACGATGGTGATTATAAAAAGGTATCAAGAATAAACGATCTTGTGAAAGATATGAAAAGACATCCATTTACAGGTATTGGTAAGCCTGAGCCCTTAAAGAGAAATCTATCAGGGTTATGGTCAAGACGAATCGATTCGAAAAATCGGATCGTCTATGATTGTCATAAATCAATGATAACTATACGCGTGGTGCTAGTTAAATCGTTCTAG
- a CDS encoding EamA family transporter, translating into MVTQKQRRLWAFLAGLACVMWGISGLFAKSLFNTSPDITPMWLSQIRMVTSGIILLIVAGVLKQKPIATMKNKHDAWTIIAYGIFGLLPVQLFYFIVVQQANASIATILQFVGPFFVMGYLAVTHKQVMRRIDVLAAICAFIGVVLLATHGRFNHFALTPSVLFWGLLSAVGVATNTLIPISVLKRVSSLVVTGWGLLSAGICLMIVHPQMPHIPNTPHVWLDVVAVIVIGTLIPFQLMTNSLRFIKASTASLLDAFEPFSATVGSVICFGLVMTPMDWIGSILVVLAAMALNISPKKKKVKKTHQ; encoded by the coding sequence ATGGTTACACAAAAACAACGGCGCCTGTGGGCCTTTTTAGCTGGATTAGCTTGCGTAATGTGGGGAATATCAGGTCTATTTGCTAAGAGTCTATTTAATACTAGTCCTGACATTACACCAATGTGGCTATCACAGATTAGAATGGTAACTTCAGGCATTATTTTGTTAATTGTAGCTGGCGTATTAAAGCAAAAGCCAATCGCTACAATGAAAAATAAGCATGACGCGTGGACGATTATCGCATATGGGATTTTTGGTTTATTACCAGTCCAATTGTTTTACTTTATTGTAGTACAACAAGCTAATGCTTCGATTGCCACGATTTTACAATTTGTTGGTCCCTTTTTTGTAATGGGCTACCTAGCTGTAACGCATAAGCAAGTAATGCGGCGAATAGATGTGCTTGCTGCCATCTGTGCCTTTATTGGCGTAGTATTGCTGGCGACACATGGGCGTTTTAATCACTTTGCTTTAACGCCTAGCGTTCTATTCTGGGGTTTGCTTTCAGCTGTTGGAGTTGCGACCAATACATTAATTCCAATCAGTGTGTTGAAGCGAGTTTCTAGTTTAGTCGTTACAGGTTGGGGATTGCTGTCAGCGGGAATTTGCCTAATGATTGTGCACCCACAGATGCCGCATATTCCGAATACGCCACATGTATGGCTAGATGTGGTGGCAGTGATTGTGATTGGAACCCTGATTCCATTCCAATTAATGACTAATTCGCTGCGCTTTATCAAGGCATCAACGGCAAGTTTGCTAGATGCTTTTGAGCCTTTTTCTGCAACCGTTGGTTCAGTTATTTGCTTTGGTTTGGTGATGACCCCAATGGACTGGATTGGTTCGATTTTAGTTGTGCTGGCAGCTATGGCCTTGAATATTTCACCTAAGAAAAAGAAAGTTAAAAAAACTCATCAATAA
- a CDS encoding IS982 family transposase, whose amino-acid sequence MNCLKLKRFSHHLQVSFKDLVIICRHWYRLYAPAEFTHRRNIDQIKTTDSLILALLIWQAKTGIESQRRFCECFNCLSHSRFNRRSRQLLQLIYQIRQEMNKKVDLNGHFLIIDSFPVPVCQPIRNYRAKIFRGYANIGYKATKKIYFYGFKVHAIVSDDGYILDYVVTKASVHDAKETVELMENAHPSNYYLLGDEGYLGKELHQQLKQMGYELWTPYRKNMTGAKKHNDHQLMAIRRTIESDFSLLTYYNAENNRARSLIGFQSRLEIAILAYNLAYCLERFN is encoded by the coding sequence TTGAACTGCCTTAAGCTTAAGCGTTTTAGCCACCATTTACAAGTTAGTTTTAAAGATTTAGTGATAATTTGTCGGCACTGGTATCGTTTGTATGCACCGGCTGAGTTTACTCATCGGCGAAATATTGATCAAATTAAAACTACGGACAGTCTGATTTTGGCTTTACTTATCTGGCAAGCTAAGACAGGAATTGAATCACAAAGAAGATTCTGTGAATGTTTCAATTGTTTATCACACTCACGTTTTAATCGGCGTTCACGTCAGCTATTGCAATTGATTTATCAGATACGGCAAGAAATGAATAAAAAGGTTGACCTGAATGGACATTTCTTGATCATTGACAGCTTTCCGGTACCTGTTTGCCAACCAATTCGCAACTATCGTGCTAAAATTTTTCGCGGTTATGCCAACATTGGTTATAAGGCCACCAAGAAAATTTACTTCTATGGTTTCAAAGTTCATGCCATTGTTAGCGATGACGGTTACATTCTTGATTATGTCGTAACAAAAGCATCAGTTCATGATGCCAAGGAGACAGTTGAACTGATGGAAAATGCACATCCATCTAATTACTATCTTCTTGGCGACGAAGGCTATTTAGGCAAAGAACTGCATCAACAGCTAAAACAAATGGGTTATGAACTTTGGACACCATATCGTAAAAATATGACAGGAGCTAAAAAGCACAATGATCATCAATTGATGGCTATTCGCAGAACAATTGAAAGCGACTTTTCGCTTCTGACCTATTACAATGCCGAGAACAATCGAGCACGTAGTCTGATAGGCTTTCAAAGCCGGTTGGAAATTGCAATTTTAGCTTATAATTTGGCTTATTGTCTAGAACGATTTAACTAG
- a CDS encoding type II toxin-antitoxin system Phd/YefM family antitoxin, with the protein MDAVNYSNFRKNLKHYFKQVNDDSEPLIVTNKEPEDNVVVLGKEDYDALVETLEIQSNQYLMDKIERGRKQVSEGTIKQHELIDPEQVTKS; encoded by the coding sequence ATGGATGCGGTTAATTACAGTAATTTTCGTAAAAATTTAAAGCATTATTTTAAGCAAGTCAATGATGATAGTGAACCTTTGATCGTAACTAATAAAGAACCAGAGGATAATGTGGTTGTATTAGGTAAAGAAGATTATGATGCCTTGGTTGAAACATTAGAAATTCAATCTAATCAATACCTAATGGACAAGATTGAAAGAGGGCGTAAACAAGTTAGTGAAGGCACGATAAAGCAACATGAACTAATTGATCCTGAGCAGGTAACAAAATCATGA
- a CDS encoding EamA family transporter — translation MVPAKTRRLWTFLAAMAAVMWGVSGLFAKGLFDISPKITPMWLTQIRLIVSGIVLLFLAGALTQKPLGTLKNKHDALVILAYGIFGLLPVQLFYFMCIQVANASIATILQFIGPFFVLGYLTLTHKQVMRRLDIIAALCAFLGVFLLSTHGQFNRLAITPVALFWGILSAFGEAAYTLIPVNIVKKVSSMVVTGWGMIFAGISLLIIDPQFHAVPNKPEVWLYTAAVIVIGTIIPFQIMANALRYVIPSTVSLLDAFEPFSATIGSVIFFNLVMMPMDWVGSILVVVAAMALNLTPKQKKNKINQKTEL, via the coding sequence ATGGTACCAGCAAAAACACGAAGATTGTGGACATTTCTAGCAGCAATGGCAGCTGTAATGTGGGGTGTGTCAGGATTATTCGCTAAAGGATTGTTTGATATTAGTCCGAAGATTACACCAATGTGGTTAACACAAATTCGGTTGATTGTTTCAGGAATTGTGTTGTTGTTTTTAGCAGGAGCATTAACGCAAAAGCCACTGGGGACGCTAAAAAATAAGCATGACGCACTAGTTATTTTGGCATATGGAATTTTCGGCTTGTTACCAGTGCAATTATTCTATTTCATGTGTATTCAGGTTGCCAATGCTTCAATTGCAACAATATTGCAGTTTATCGGTCCATTTTTTGTGTTAGGTTATTTAACACTGACGCATAAGCAAGTGATGCGACGCTTGGATATTATAGCGGCGTTATGTGCTTTTTTAGGCGTGTTTTTATTGTCAACTCATGGTCAATTTAATCGTTTGGCCATTACGCCAGTTGCACTATTTTGGGGCATTTTATCCGCTTTTGGTGAGGCTGCTTATACTTTGATTCCAGTTAACATTGTTAAAAAAGTTTCTAGTATGGTTGTAACAGGTTGGGGGATGATTTTTGCTGGAATCAGTTTGTTGATAATTGATCCGCAATTTCATGCAGTTCCCAATAAGCCTGAAGTTTGGCTGTATACTGCGGCAGTTATTGTAATTGGGACGATTATTCCGTTTCAAATTATGGCAAACGCGCTGCGGTATGTAATCCCATCAACTGTAAGTTTATTAGATGCTTTTGAGCCATTTTCTGCAACGATAGGTTCTGTAATATTCTTTAACTTAGTAATGATGCCAATGGATTGGGTTGGTTCAATCCTTGTGGTTGTGGCAGCGATGGCTTTGAATTTGACGCCGAAACAGAAGAAAAATAAGATCAATCAAAAAACGGAGCTTTAG
- a CDS encoding ATP-binding cassette domain-containing protein produces the protein MSETKFNKTLLSVSHVDFSYPKRNLFTDLNFSIANGERVALVGPNGIGKSTLIDLIRKQIQPDDGQIICHGEINYVPQVNDQTVINDSKSAGEKRLDLIENTIWLPGSLLLLDEPTVYLDDTNIQNLLYLLKNYDGAILVASHDLDFINQLCERTIILQPNNAVYYPGNYAQYLEQKQLDKQAVHNFNEKRDILKQQITEKVSTLKQKSTDYNHFAKTQDNTGRYPSRSHDHVQKGLNSRLKRAERELAKLPEKQHLYQHQLKLPEFKKWPTKIHNYSIKIDQLLSPQNKTLLSNTQLNLQTADIIGLIGPNGCGKTTLLKYLEHYINQQQSLPPASYIGLNTTKQKKPATVADFFHETILSKTEVKRLLVKMDMFVDLTTRLTDLSGGEFAKLALIKQLYLEQESILLLDEPTNYLDPESVTALAQMLKQSHLTCIIASHNCKFLTQFCQQIYKIKQQRLIELH, from the coding sequence ATGTCAGAAACAAAATTCAATAAAACTCTTCTTAGTGTCAGTCATGTGGATTTTTCCTACCCTAAGCGCAATTTATTCACCGATCTAAATTTTTCTATTGCTAATGGTGAACGTGTTGCTCTAGTTGGGCCTAATGGAATTGGTAAATCTACACTAATTGACCTAATTCGTAAGCAAATCCAACCAGATGATGGACAGATTATTTGTCACGGTGAAATTAATTATGTACCTCAAGTCAATGATCAAACTGTAATTAATGACTCAAAGAGCGCTGGTGAAAAGCGATTAGATTTAATTGAAAATACTATTTGGCTTCCTGGTTCTCTTCTCTTATTGGACGAGCCGACAGTTTACTTAGATGACACAAATATCCAGAATTTACTCTACTTACTCAAGAATTATGATGGAGCAATTCTAGTAGCTAGCCATGATCTGGATTTTATCAACCAACTATGTGAGAGAACTATTATTCTGCAGCCAAATAATGCAGTTTATTACCCAGGAAATTACGCACAGTATCTCGAACAAAAACAATTAGATAAACAAGCCGTACACAATTTTAACGAAAAGCGAGATATATTAAAGCAACAAATTACTGAAAAAGTCTCTACTTTAAAGCAAAAAAGTACTGACTATAATCATTTTGCTAAAACACAAGACAATACTGGTCGCTATCCTTCGCGAAGCCATGATCATGTCCAAAAAGGATTAAATAGTCGGCTTAAGCGAGCTGAACGTGAACTGGCTAAACTTCCAGAGAAACAGCACCTATATCAACATCAACTTAAACTTCCTGAATTTAAAAAGTGGCCGACTAAAATACATAATTACTCTATCAAAATAGATCAATTACTCAGTCCCCAAAATAAGACTTTATTATCTAATACACAGTTAAACTTGCAAACAGCCGATATTATTGGATTAATCGGCCCCAACGGCTGCGGTAAAACAACATTGCTCAAATATTTAGAACACTACATTAATCAGCAGCAATCTTTGCCACCAGCCAGCTATATTGGTTTAAATACGACTAAACAAAAGAAACCTGCCACAGTAGCAGATTTCTTTCACGAGACTATTTTGAGCAAAACTGAAGTTAAGCGTCTTTTAGTTAAAATGGATATGTTTGTCGATTTGACTACAAGACTCACGGATTTGAGTGGTGGCGAATTTGCTAAATTAGCATTAATCAAGCAGCTATACCTTGAACAAGAATCTATTCTATTACTTGATGAGCCAACTAACTATCTTGATCCAGAAAGTGTGACGGCCTTGGCCCAAATGCTAAAACAGTCGCATCTCACTTGTATTATTGCATCCCACAATTGCAAATTTTTAACCCAATTTTGCCAACAAATCTATAAAATTAAGCAGCAAAGACTAATTGAATTGCATTAA
- a CDS encoding C40 family peptidase: MSFKRSLVKFATVLSVFFTGISFINVPLQTQTVQAASQSKTEKRNAVVKLAKEQVGKSYVYGATGPSAFDCSGLAQYVYKKAAKKTLPRTTYGQVTKGKKVSLSHLKKGDLLFWGSASAPYHVGIYVGDGQYVHAATPSQGVRKQSISAYFYPSAAKRVLN; the protein is encoded by the coding sequence TTGAGTTTTAAACGTAGTTTAGTTAAGTTTGCCACAGTTTTGTCAGTATTTTTTACAGGAATTTCATTCATTAATGTTCCACTTCAAACGCAAACTGTCCAAGCAGCTAGTCAAAGCAAAACAGAAAAACGTAACGCCGTAGTTAAGCTTGCTAAAGAACAAGTTGGTAAGAGTTACGTTTATGGGGCTACTGGTCCTTCAGCCTTTGACTGCTCTGGCTTAGCTCAATATGTTTATAAAAAGGCTGCTAAAAAGACACTACCTAGAACTACTTATGGTCAAGTTACTAAGGGTAAAAAGGTTTCGTTAAGTCATCTTAAGAAAGGCGACTTGTTGTTCTGGGGTTCTGCCTCAGCTCCTTACCATGTTGGTATTTATGTTGGCGATGGACAATATGTGCATGCTGCAACTCCTAGTCAAGGGGTAAGAAAGCAATCTATAAGTGCTTACTTTTATCCATCAGCAGCTAAACGTGTTTTAAATTAA
- a CDS encoding YxeA family protein, which translates to MNKSTIKTAFVTALVLVVGVICIFSFHNSFTDRLNPFISQEISYAKVNKGTQQYYNVKAYNLKTKKNISLKKVGGYDPSGQYISIQHKGQYVKSIKYITRKQFMQAKE; encoded by the coding sequence ATGAATAAAAGTACTATTAAAACCGCATTTGTAACGGCACTAGTGCTAGTAGTGGGAGTAATCTGCATTTTTTCATTTCATAACTCTTTTACTGATAGATTAAATCCATTTATTTCTCAGGAAATAAGTTATGCTAAGGTAAATAAAGGTACACAACAGTATTACAACGTAAAAGCATACAATCTTAAGACTAAAAAGAATATATCGTTAAAGAAAGTCGGTGGCTACGATCCATCAGGCCAATATATTTCAATTCAACACAAGGGGCAATACGTTAAATCAATCAAATACATCACTAGAAAACAATTTATGCAAGCAAAAGAATAG
- a CDS encoding IS982 family transposase, whose amino-acid sequence MNCLKLKRFSHHLQVSFKDLVIICRHWYRLYAPAEFTHRRNIDQIKTTDSLILALLIWQAKTGIESQRRFCECFNCLSHSRFNRRSRQLLQLIYQIRQEMNKKVDLNGHFLIIDSFPVPVCQPIRNYRAKIFRGYANIGYKATKKIYFYGFKVHAIVSDDGYILDYVVTKASVHDAKETVELMENAHPSNYYLLGDEGYLGKELHQQLKQMGYELWTPYRKNMTGAKKHNDHQLMAIRRTIESDFSLLTYYNAENNRARSLIGFQSRLEIAILAYNLAYCLERFN is encoded by the coding sequence TTGAACTGCCTTAAGCTTAAGCGTTTTAGCCACCATTTACAAGTTAGTTTTAAAGATTTAGTGATAATTTGTCGGCACTGGTATCGTTTGTATGCACCGGCTGAGTTTACTCATCGGCGAAATATTGATCAAATTAAAACTACGGACAGTCTGATTTTGGCTTTACTTATCTGGCAAGCTAAGACAGGAATTGAATCACAAAGAAGATTCTGTGAATGTTTCAATTGTTTATCACACTCACGTTTTAATCGGCGTTCACGTCAGCTATTGCAATTGATTTATCAGATACGGCAAGAAATGAATAAAAAGGTTGACCTGAATGGACATTTCTTGATCATTGACAGCTTTCCGGTACCTGTTTGCCAACCAATTCGCAACTATCGTGCTAAAATTTTTCGCGGTTATGCCAACATTGGTTATAAGGCCACCAAGAAAATTTACTTCTATGGTTTCAAAGTTCATGCCATTGTTAGCGATGACGGTTACATTCTTGATTATGTCGTAACAAAAGCATCAGTTCATGATGCCAAGGAGACAGTTGAACTGATGGAAAATGCACATCCATCTAATTACTATCTTCTTGGCGACGAAGGCTATTTAGGCAAAGAACTGCATCAACAGCTAAAACAAATGGGTTATGAACTTTGGACACCATATCGTAAAAATATGACAGGAGCTAAAAAGCACAATGATCATCAATTGATGGCTATTCGCAGAACAATTGAAAGCGACTTTTCGCTTCTGACCTATTACAATGCCGAGAACAATCGAGCACGTAGTCTGATAGGCTTTCAAAGCCGGTTGGAAATTGCAATTTTAGCTTATAATTTGGCTTATTGTCTAGAAAGATTTAACTAG